A stretch of the Rhipicephalus microplus isolate Deutch F79 unplaced genomic scaffold, USDA_Rmic scaffold_18, whole genome shotgun sequence genome encodes the following:
- the LOC119178807 gene encoding sulfotransferase 1C2: protein MPSSWNPTEDEAGKKALEEACKPGPAYRNAYRDFEGLYISNTFTDRNMRSALSYKPMDGDMFVVSYPKCGTTWMQHIVYAIYRNGVGPANLQEFMSMSPFLELLGAEGAQSMPRPGAIKTHLPFHMQPYSEKAKYIYITRNPYDCCVSFYYHTRNMPLYLFEDGTFDQFFDMFVEGKVDFGDYFDHLLSWYEHRGDSNVLFVTYEDLKKDTRGWVLKVADFLGKEYGDKLRENPDVLEKVLTSISVDSMKKINAELGNWTKDLASVPLEALPAGLRSLVETMGSMLQKPVKGDFVRKGIVGDWKNHFSPEQVARMKERITLKTAGSDVMDLWNDAGLP from the exons ATGCCGTCCTCGTGGAACCCGACAGAAGATGAAGCCGGCAAAAAGGCCCTTGAAGAG GCTTGCAAGCCCGGACCGGCGTACAGGAATGCCTATAGGGACTTTGAAGGTCTGTACATCAGCAATACGTTCACGGATCGGAATATGCGCTCCGCGTTATCTTACAAGCCGATGGACGGGGACATGTTCGTCGTCAGCTACCCGAAATGTGGCACGACATGGATGCAGCACATCGTGTATGCCATATACCGAAATGGTGTGGGCCCAGCCAACCTCCAGGAGTTTATGAGCATGTCTCCGTTCTTGGAGCTCCTGGGAGCCGAGGGTGCGCAGTCGATGCCGCGACCGGGAGCCATCAAGACCCACCTGCCATTTCACATGCAGCCTTACTCGGAGAAGGCAAAGTACATCTACATCACCCGCAACCCGTACGACTGCTGCGTGTCCTTCTACTACCACACAAGGAACATGCCGCTGTACCTCTTTGAGGACGGCACGTTCGACCAGTTCTTCGACATGTTCGTCGAAGGCAAGGTTGACTTTGGCGACTACTTCGACCACCTCTTGTCCTGGTACGAGCATCGCGGTGACAGCAACGTGCTTTTCGTCACTTACGAGGACCTCAAGAAGGACACTCGTGGCTGGGTTCTCAAAGTTGCCGACTTTCTGGGCAAAGAGTACGGCGACAAACTGAGGGAGAACCCGGACGTTCTCGAGAAGGTACTCACTTCGATAAGCGTCGACTCCATGAAGAAGATCAACGCGGAGCTGGGTAACTGGACCAAGGATCTGGCCAGCGTACCTTTGGAGGCACTGCCTGCAGGATTGAGGTCGTTGGTGGAAACCATGGGGAGCATGTTGCAGAAGCCAGTTAAAGGAGACTTCGTGAGGAAAGGCATCGTGGGTGACTGGAAGAACCACTTCTCGCCGGAACAGGTTGCCAGGATGAAAGAGCGGATCACGCTCAAGACCGCAGGCAGTGACGTTATGGACCTGTGGAATGACGCTGGCCTGCCCTAA
- the LOC119178464 gene encoding sulfotransferase 1C2 isoform X2, giving the protein MASSPDHLQENTGNGTAVAQVLYRYVGGVYLNVMYPEQNVLSALSYKPLDVDLFVASYPKCGTTWTQHIVYSILRNGATPTNIMEFMSSSPFLEFLGAEGARAMPRPGAIKTHLPFDKVPYSAKAKYIYVTRNPYDCCVSSYYHVKNLHSMLFDGTFDEYFDMFVEGKVDYGDYFAHLLSWYKRRRDSNVLFLTYEELKKDPRDCVLKMADFIDKQQYGDKLRQQPELLNKILDSISIDSMRKLYSQLGEWGRQLANTPLEALPEAMRSAMETIKVMCTQPIKGNFVRKGIVGDWKNHFSSEQITRMKELIAARTAGSDVMDLWKDADIPH; this is encoded by the exons ATGGCGTCTTCACCAGACCATCTTCAGGAGAACACCGGCAATGGAACGGCTGTTGCGCAG GTGCTGTATCGATACGTGGGAGGTGTCTACCTCAACGTCATGTATCCCGAACAAAATGTCCTCTCCGCGTTGTCCTACAAGCCGCTGGATGTCGACCTCTTCGTCGCTAGTTACCCCAAGTGCGGAACGACGTGGACGCAGCACATTGTATACAGCATCCTTCGCAACGGCGCGACACCGACCAACATCATGGAATTCATGAGCAGCAGTCCATTCCTGGAATTCCTGGGGGCAGAAGGCGCCCGCGCCATGCCTCGGCCCGGGGCCATCAAGACCCACTTGCCGTTCGACAAGGTACCTTACTCGGCTAAGGCCAAGTACATCTACGTAACCCGTAACCCGTACGACTGTTGTGTGTCGTCCTATTATCACGTAAAGAACTTACATTCTATGCTCTTCGACGGTACGTTCGACGAATACTTCGACATGTTCGTCGAAGGAAAAGTTGACTACGGTGACTACTTCGCCCACCTGCTGTCCTGGTACAAACGTCGCCGGGACAGTAACGTGCTATTTCTgacgtacgaggaactcaagaaGGACCCACGTGACTGCGTGCTCAAGATGGCCGACTTCATCGACAAGCAGCAGTATGGCGACAAGTTGAGGCAGCAACCGGAACTGTTAAACAAGATTCTTGACTCTATTAGCATTGACTCTATGAGGAAACTCTACTCCCAGCTCGGGGAGTGGGGCAGGCAATTGGCGAACACGCCTTTGGAAGCCCTGCCTGAAGCAATGAGGTCGGCAATGGAAACCATCAAAGTAATGTGCACGCAGCCCATCAAGGGAAATTTTGTGAGAAAAGGCATCGTGGGAGACTGGAAAAATCACTTCTCATCGGAGCAGATTACGAGGATGAAAGAGCTGATTGCTGCGAGGACAGCTGGTAGCGACGTCATGGATCTCTGGAAAGATGCGGACATTCCCCACTGA
- the LOC119178464 gene encoding sulfotransferase 1C2 isoform X1, with the protein MASSPDHLQENTGNGTAVAQSCKSGFQVLYRYVGGVYLNVMYPEQNVLSALSYKPLDVDLFVASYPKCGTTWTQHIVYSILRNGATPTNIMEFMSSSPFLEFLGAEGARAMPRPGAIKTHLPFDKVPYSAKAKYIYVTRNPYDCCVSSYYHVKNLHSMLFDGTFDEYFDMFVEGKVDYGDYFAHLLSWYKRRRDSNVLFLTYEELKKDPRDCVLKMADFIDKQQYGDKLRQQPELLNKILDSISIDSMRKLYSQLGEWGRQLANTPLEALPEAMRSAMETIKVMCTQPIKGNFVRKGIVGDWKNHFSSEQITRMKELIAARTAGSDVMDLWKDADIPH; encoded by the exons ATGGCGTCTTCACCAGACCATCTTCAGGAGAACACCGGCAATGGAACGGCTGTTGCGCAG TCATGCAAGTCTGGATTCCAGGTGCTGTATCGATACGTGGGAGGTGTCTACCTCAACGTCATGTATCCCGAACAAAATGTCCTCTCCGCGTTGTCCTACAAGCCGCTGGATGTCGACCTCTTCGTCGCTAGTTACCCCAAGTGCGGAACGACGTGGACGCAGCACATTGTATACAGCATCCTTCGCAACGGCGCGACACCGACCAACATCATGGAATTCATGAGCAGCAGTCCATTCCTGGAATTCCTGGGGGCAGAAGGCGCCCGCGCCATGCCTCGGCCCGGGGCCATCAAGACCCACTTGCCGTTCGACAAGGTACCTTACTCGGCTAAGGCCAAGTACATCTACGTAACCCGTAACCCGTACGACTGTTGTGTGTCGTCCTATTATCACGTAAAGAACTTACATTCTATGCTCTTCGACGGTACGTTCGACGAATACTTCGACATGTTCGTCGAAGGAAAAGTTGACTACGGTGACTACTTCGCCCACCTGCTGTCCTGGTACAAACGTCGCCGGGACAGTAACGTGCTATTTCTgacgtacgaggaactcaagaaGGACCCACGTGACTGCGTGCTCAAGATGGCCGACTTCATCGACAAGCAGCAGTATGGCGACAAGTTGAGGCAGCAACCGGAACTGTTAAACAAGATTCTTGACTCTATTAGCATTGACTCTATGAGGAAACTCTACTCCCAGCTCGGGGAGTGGGGCAGGCAATTGGCGAACACGCCTTTGGAAGCCCTGCCTGAAGCAATGAGGTCGGCAATGGAAACCATCAAAGTAATGTGCACGCAGCCCATCAAGGGAAATTTTGTGAGAAAAGGCATCGTGGGAGACTGGAAAAATCACTTCTCATCGGAGCAGATTACGAGGATGAAAGAGCTGATTGCTGCGAGGACAGCTGGTAGCGACGTCATGGATCTCTGGAAAGATGCGGACATTCCCCACTGA